The Silene latifolia isolate original U9 population chromosome X, ASM4854445v1, whole genome shotgun sequence genome contains the following window.
caccataccgcttctcgtgaggtcagaacctcacacaaacatttatacacatcatagacccataatcacatccaactagtcaatcatgatcacgtaagttaccactcgataaaggttacctgtcgcccgagcttaactcatatgcccctcataacatattttcccattcgcataaccatcacctcatgccataccattaatattcaaccactagcgctcgcctcgtataaccacatcttatactcctttacaaccatacatatcaatccggcctttgtaaaatcaacTCTCTAGGATGCtttgtctttcttatctatcatcacccttaaccactagtgacaacaccacaataccaccctttgctcgtatatcaaaccccTTACACTCGTATCAAAacaacatggtttttctcctatctttggttaacatccccaaataaagaacatcaaacccatcaacaaaattacctcaacattattcccaatactatcttaattgtatcgtcatctaactttccaccaaaaatctcatatcgtgtaaatactccaccaactcttactcccttaattcctcgaaactcattattattcatgttgtcctgaagctcccatataaccattaactaacatcctcatgataatatcacacatttcgatgattccttacctttatatcacataactccggtgaaaattttccttagcttactttttactcttcttttctcttcacattcaacaataccatttaatagctcaactccttattacttctatctaattctttagtgctccggttaccttctcattccgccaaagctcaaatcccattatttcatgtcgatatcatctcactctttcttaccatggatcttctcttattatgctatcgctcacacttgtcactaacctatccataaaatcaacgttcactgtttaaacaacttcatttcatgccgttaaatgcccaaagaaatcacacgtagtttcacctcttaataaaccaaatctcccaaacagacagcttaaccgtcacacacacacaatcacaccaatcccaacaatctcaatcactgaatgtccactggaccagccctgccagtgggggaccgcagccgttcccacctaagccccgctcatcataccgagcgataaccctgtccattaatgtgcacatccccttccgtggcgggttccacgaagggcgaaactagggcgtgaagccattcccgcaagtgactccactcagccgagaacgcatctcgagaaccatagacaaacaaccacaatcacaatcacagccgtcacaatataattactatatcaaacaatcaatctcaacacatcaacagtcatcccattatgggactaatactgaataggaaatcctacctggaaagcacaactatcaatacacataaaattataactagccatgccaaatcaatcaaattattacctttttagcctcattccatcagattgtcgtaccctacatatatcacaaacattcatataacatatttataactatcacaccataccgcttctcgtgaggtcagaacctcacacaaacatttatacacatcatagacccataatcacatccaactagtcaatcatgatcacgtaagttaccactcgataaaggttacccgtcgcccgagcttaactcatatgcccctcataacatattttcccattcgcataaccatcacctcatgccataccattaatattcaaccactagcgccgcctcgtataaccacatcttatactcctttacaaccatacatatcaatccggcctttgtaaaatcaacctctctagatctttgtctttcttatctatcatcacccttaaccactagtgacaacaccacaataccaccactgctcgtatatcaaaccccTTACACTCGTATCAAAacaacatggtttttctcctatctttggttaacatccccaaataaagaacatcaaacccatcaacaaaattacctcaacattattcccaatactatcttaattgtatcgtcatctaactttccaccaaaaatctcatatcgtgtaaatactccaccaactcttactcccttaattcctcgaaactcattattattcatgttgtcctgaagctcccatataaccattaactaacatcctcatgataatatcacacatttcgatgattccttacctttatatcacataactccggtgaaaattttccttagcttactttttactcttcttttctcttcacattcaacaataccatttaatagctcaactccttattacttctatctaattctttagtgctccggttaccttctcattccgccaaagctcaaatcccattatttcatgtcgatatcatctcactctttcttaccatggatcttctcttattatgctatcgctcacacttgtcactaacctatccataaaatcaacgttcactgtttaaacaacttcatttcatgccgttaaatgcccaaagaaatcacacgtagtttcacctcttaataaaccaaatctcccaaacagacagcttaaccgtcacacacacacaatcacaccaatcccaacaatctcaatcatcgAATGTCCTTTGGACCGCCctgccgcgatgggggaccgcatggccgttcccacctaagccccgctcatcataccgagcgataaccccgtccattaatgtgcacatccccttccgtggcgggttccacgaagggcgaaactagggcgtgaagccattccgcaagtgactccactcaaccgagaacgcatctcgagaaccatagacaaacaaccacaatcacaatcacagtagTCACAAtataattactatatcaaacaatcaatctcaacacatcaacaatcatcccattatgggactaatgcgaatAGGAAATccccggaaagcacaactatcgacggtctctactggtgtatcaaaaggcttcttctacaaaacctcctcctatcatacaacatacaaatgctaccaaatcacaaactactcaaaaaccccaaatccctagattagggtttaaccaacttaaaggaaagacaataaaaacggtacatagatcttaccctcgacgcaaggatctcaacggtataaccaacgatgaaaaccgaccttccaaactccgggatttgctaacaatgcgattaagatgatgaacgtacttgctttctctctttgacagtaaattaggttttgcaaaagtgtttagaatgatgacggaaaaggttatatatcttaatcgcataattaacaaaacccgagaaaaactcccgtaaaagcatttactcgatcgagtgcctaaggtactcgatcgagtacccccttactcgatcgagtatcctagttactcgatcgagtacccaacaggtcagaaactattttaaaacgcaactcacccttactcgacagagtaaggcctactcgatagagtacccaaagactcataaatacggagtattacaagtaCCCTCAATTCAAACAACCCAAGTCTCTTTAACACAAGGGAGAAATAAGGCAGATAttccccacatattaaaatacttaaaGCTTATGGGGCCTTTGATATGATTGTTGCTACTAACAATACATGGAGTATGATCATAATTGCCTTCTGGTAAGAAATTAGCGAGCACATCAGGATAGTGATCAGTCCAATCTTGATCTATCATAAATCTATCAAGTCTACTATAGGTTCTATCCTCTGGCTTCTGTTTATTATTCCATGTGAAAAAAGATCATATTGCTTGTATATCCAGAACACCACACACCTCTACACAATCCTTAAAAGGATCAATTTCTACCTGACAAGAATTACCCCCACACCTCTCATTATGGTCTAGGACACAGTTAAAATCCCCTGCTACTGCCCAAAGACCTCTTATCCAAGCAGCAAAACTCTTTAATTTACTCCATAGAGGCACTCTCTTATGAATAGCATTGAAAGCATAAACAAATGTTAGATTAACACACTTCTTACTACTCAGGGACTCCACCTTCATATGGATATACTGTGCATTGTAATTGGTCGGTGTATGGATTTCgtttacttgtcgttaggagttacctagaccaaaacaatatttataacttcacaaactactctacttttagcaaagaggtaagtaaaggtcggatcccaagggacgggtattgatgtaggattttcgattgcaaatcgttgtgtctaagggtgtcacaatttgggttgaggtaggagatcaactaaactaaataacaatgtaaataaagtaatgaaagcaaGTAAGATGATTACAATGAGatgcaaacaattgattaaaggcactagggtgtcatgggttcataggggattcatgggatttgatcatacgaacatgtttcctactagatgcaagcaattattattgtgatgggatcgagttagtgtatatatattacaatccctaagaaggtttgggtcccggagctgaatcgattagattgtacaacacctacaagtcgacttaatcctccctatccaactatatgcatggtttaatgagactcgagttggtttatgtcttacaagtctcattgaaaaggtaattgatgggtaaaaaatgcaaggattcataggctcgcatttcatcaaacataacatgtgcatgagttgaaatcacaataagcaagcaaattaattatgaaaacatattagattaagcatgaatcaatccccatgttggtttcccctaattccccattaaccctagttatggaaactactcactcattatcaagtttaacatgctaacaaggttgtcaatcatactagcaaggcaaaacatgatgaacaaatgaagatgattaacaataattaaaaagggattaagagagaattatacctataaagatgattccaaataataaagcaaagaataatagaagtacttgatgattgatggaaggttgtcaatcctccaaataaacccaaataatcttcaaattacccaaaataaatgatgaacaatagagaaattaaagaatgattaaggaatgagatttgtattaatgctaaattaagaattgattacaagattaagagagtattaggacttgattaagataagattaagatcctattaagatgacatgctaatctaggtagtacaatggggtatttatactagagattaggtacaaagattagggttactaagggcttaaatgactattaagacccttaagaaaagttgaggaaatgctcctcttgaaggaaatgagcatatcctattgaatttgatcaattttgcTCTATttcgccatgaaaatgcaaggtttgtactccttttctaccaagggaacaaaacctcaaagaatatgcaaaacgggaaactaaagatagtaaatgacccaattatgcactaaaaagcataggaatgagcttaattcggggactaagtatgctcaaatatgagtcacatcagtaaTCAAGAAAATGAATGTTGAATCTGGTAGGCTGCCACAGTACCCATATCCTACCTCCCTTATGAAATCTGGTATTGGTTGAAATGCACCAACCGTTATTAAAATTATGTACAACTTTATTGAGAGAATTATTTTTAATCTTAGTTTCCAACAAACCAAAGAGGCCTATGTCTTTATTCATCAAAAACCATTTTATTTCCTGTTGCTTTATCCCCATATTCATCCCTCTCACATTCCAAAACCCAATATTATCCATTGATTATTGGATCCCTATTCCCACTACCATTGTCCCTTGCTAATAGCCTTACTTGAGATTTGTCAGAGCTGGTTAGAGCATCCATAAAAGACTGTGCACCAAAATTCGATTTGCTATGTCCCTCTTGCCTGACACCTTGTCTATTTAGTTTAACCAATCTTCTTGCCGGGGTTCGTTCATCATCACTAGTTGGTGTCAAATGTGTGACAGGAGTAGTTACTGTTTTCTGTATGATATTTATATTCTCCCTAGCATTTGTATAACTAACATTGTTTTCTGTTTCTGATGTGCTCTCAGTGAGTCCAGGATTTGCAGTGGATTTCTTTTGGACAGGTCTCCATTCTTTCCTAGCCTTCTTAGCAGGTTTACTCTTTTGACTCTGAATCTTCCATCCGCACTGTTTATTTTCATGTCCAATACCATGACAATGAGTACATGTAACATGCCTTCATTCATACTATTAGTTTTTATGGTGTGTATGAAGAAGCATGTAGTTTTGAACCTAGGAAGTCTTCCAAAAAAAGGTCTGATTCTGTTGATGTGAAGTATAAATTTGTTGTTTGTAACCGTGAAGGTTTTAGAGATTGTAAGAGGAAGGCTATTGTTTTACATAGTGGAGAGGAGCAGGCAACTCCCAAGGCATTTGATATAAGAAACACTAAACTAAATTGGATTGGTTGTACTGCTATGATTGAGTTTCGCTATAATGGGGCTGGGTATGTTGTTTTCCAGTTTCGATGGTTAATCAAGGCCCAACAATGATATTTAGAAATGTTAAGGAATATGTAGATGGCTATGAGAATGTTGGAGCTCAACTCGTTGATTTTAAGAATTTTGGAAGGGATATCAAATGTTTCATAGGAGACCGGGATGGTCAACTGTTTATTAACCATTTCGAGGATAAACGTGATACCAATCAAGGTTTTTACTTTGCTTATGAGGTGGATTCTGGGAAATCATTGGTTCATGCATTTTGGTGTGATGCAGAGTCTCGTAGAAACTACTCTTTGTTTGGTGATTACATCACTTATGATGCAACTTACAATACGAATAAGTATTGTATGATTTATACTCTTTTTACTGGGGTAGACTACCACAAAAGGTCAGTTACTTTTGCTGCTGTATTGCTATTTCTTGAGGATGAAGACTCGTTCAAGTGGGTCTTTGAAAAGTTCCTACATGCTATGGGTCAGCGAGAGCCACACTGTATCATTACTGACCAATGTGCTGCAATAAAGTTGGGTTTGCGTGTTGTTTTCAAACATGTTAGGTgcagatattgcatgtggcatatcatgcaaaAGCTCACTGATAAGGTTGGGCCTGCAATATCGAAAGAGAATGATTTTGTGAGCCGTTTGAATGCTATTGTTTGGGATGCTGAGTTAGAACCTCTGGAATTTGAAGAAAAGTGGTCTCAATTGGTTAATGAGCATAATCTTAAAGGTAATTCCTTGTTGTCAACCATGTTTAGAAAAAGGAGAAAATGGATCCCAGCTTAATTTCGTGATATTCCTATGGGTTGTCTATTAAGAACAACTCAACGATCTGAGAGTCAGAATAATTTTTTCAAGCGTTTTAAAAATGCACATGGTACACTTGTTGAATTCTGGATGCAGTTTCAATGCGCCATTGATGTACCGCGCCATACTCAAAAGCAACTTGATAGAGACGATGATTGTACTCTTCCACAATTATCTACTTCTCTTAAGTTGAAAGTTCATGCTTCCAAGCTTTATACACATTCTGCTTTCGCAGATTGTCAACTAGAAGCTACTGCTACTATTTGTTCCCTTAGTGTTGGTGGCTTCACACCACCTGCCAACGGTATAGAGGTAATTGGAATAGCTGATGCTAGAATGCAGAAGACCAATCAAGTCATCTATAATTCTACAACCAATGATGCTGAATGTTCTTACAAGTTGTTCAACAGAAGGGTATTATTTGCAGACACATTATCTGGGTTTACTCCGGGAAACAAGTAGACACTTTGCCTGATAAGTATATCCTTATGCGGTGGACCAAGAATGCACACAAGATCCCTCTTTATGGTTTACATGGTGAGTTAATGGACGACTTTGATGCCGCTGATTTAAGAAAGCTGGAGATGTGTAAGTTATGATCAGAGTTCTACGCAACTATCAGTGTGCTCAAGAATGTGCCTAACAATGAGATCACTGATCTTGCTGATACACTGAAGCAATTTAGGGTCAAACTCAATCCGCAATCAGAGTCAATGACCAAAGAGCAAGAGTTGGAGATGCTTCTTGGATGCAGTTCCTCAACTGAGGTGAGGATTCTACCATCTAGTCAGGCAAAGAACAAAGGTAGTGGGAAGAGAATGATCTCCAAAAAGCAACAATGCATAGCCAAAGCGGAGAAGCCTAAATGGCTTTGCTGTAATTGTAAACAAATGGCTCACCATGATAAGCGTAATTGTCCTAATGTTTTTGTACCCGATGCCGACAATAAGGTATGCTCACCATGACAAGTCTGTGTATGATTTCTATTTTATGAAACTTTATATATGGTCTAGGGTCACGAGtccgaaacaatatcacacgttataagaaataatatcacatcttatactaaacaatatcactatTTTCAAGATAACAAAATGTTATATTGTTTATTAGGGTCACGAGTCAGaaataatatcacacgttattataaataatatcactcCTTATATAAAACAATATTACTGTTTCaccttatttttatatttttcagGGGAGTTCAgatgaggatgatgctgatgatggtTGATCGGTTGAAGGATTTTTCTGTTGATGGTGCTCATTAAATATAGCAGCAACAAATAGACGACATACTTTATTACTAGTATATTATATACACCATAAACTTCATTATTAGAATATAGATTATACGTTTTTTATATAGAATATATTTGGTATAATATTGGATCATTTTATTCGTCTCAATtatcttatttttgtattttttgtgatACTGAGAAACAATATCATACGTTATATTTAATAATTTCACATCTTACACTAAACAGTATCACTACTTCAGAAGTACTTTACATGCCTCTCGTTTTTTGTGTGTTGTCAAAATACATCACACCCAGTGTATAAAAATATCACAAACtgcgaaacaatatcacaaacatcAAAATAAAATATCGCAGTTCATAATAAACAATCTCACATTTTTTTAAAACATCATTATTGTTAATTATATTTATTATGCCTTTACAATTTTTGTAAAATAATATCAACCTGTGtacacaacaatatcacaacattctaaaaacaatatcaaagtaagATTTAAAAATCCATATCCAGTGTTTTTTGAGAATCAATACCATATAGAAGTATGATATTGTTGAGCAAattatgtgatattgtttaacaaaccgtgtgatattgtttagcaaactgtGTGATATTATTTCACAGTGTTTAAAAATATCACAAactgtgaaacaatatcacaaacatcAAAATAAAATATCGCAGTTCataataaacaatatcacattttgTTTAAACATCATTTTAAAATCCATATCCACTGTTTTTTTAGAATCAATACCACATAGAAGtatgatattgtttagcaaactgtgtgctattgtttagcaaactgtgtgatattgttttactgCATATCTGTTTTTATTATTGGGAAGCAATATCACAACAATTATAGCACAATATCACACGACACTTGAAAGAATATCACAGTTTACCAAGAGTTATATCAGACCCAAAAGAGCCATCACTACTTGTTTACTATTATAAAAAGTTTACCATTAGATTCCTTGTCCTACAAACATTACATCCGGAATGTTTACCATTTGTTCCAGTTACAACTTTGTGCTAACAAATCCAGTAGTCCTAattccttcctctacctctaccTCAGTTCTTAAGATTGTCAACGCTCTTTACTCTACCTCGTTTGTATGTTACTGTGGGCTCCTTTCaaccatcttcaccatctcttatGGAATCAACTCCTCTGTAAAGCAAATACATAATAACAGTCAGTTATTATTTTTGGACactttttatttttgtataaccATAATTACAGTCAGTCCTAATTCCTTTCTACCTTTTTGCATAAAAAACTGTAAATGTTAGGTTTTGGTTTTTACCTTTTCCTAGGAGATTGCCGAAGAATTGGTAATTCTGTGTTAATAATCGGTATCTCAGTACAATCCTTCTTTGCGGTCGGTGGAACATCTTCTTTATTTGCCTCCTGGTGAACAACATCAACCTTCTCTTTTGTCGGAATTTCTACATTTGGTACTTCCTCCTTCTCAACAGTTTTCTCCTTCCCCTTTATCTTACCACCCTTCTCTTTTGCATTTTCGTTGTTCTTCCTCTTTTGCTTTAATGTCTTCCAAAGTTCCTCCTTTCCAGTTGAAAATTCTTTTACCTTTTCGATCAAAGGTGTCTTGTTCTCATTTATGTCAGCTAAAAGCAATGTTGCTGCCATTTCTAGCCAGTAGTAGCGCCTATACACTTTCTGGTTCAAGTCGGCTTCAAACATCTCTCCCTCATACTGAATCAGGTGCATCATTAAGAAGTTTCCAAACTCAGTATTGTTCATCTCTGTCTTTTGCCAAGGGAAGCTTATGTTGACAGTATCAAACGTTATTATATCATCCGCTCTTTCAACATTCTTCTTTGCTAGGTAGTCACTCATGTGCTCAGCCTACAATATTAAGCAAAACCATTTGTGATAATTTCACACACTCAAATCCATTATTTCAATGTTAATATACACcaataatttaaagaaatatcaATTAATCATACCACCAAATCTGCAATTTTGTATATTTCTGTTTGCTCCCAGTCGGCGTACTCTGTGTTGTCCAGCACTTCCACTGTCGCGGTTTTAAAATTTATATAAACACAGAAATAATTTTCTTTCCATACCATTGGAATAAAAACCAAATCTGCTTCCAGGTTACAGGGAACTGTGTTTCTTCTTATGAATTCGTCCCATTCTCCGAACATCTTTTCTTTATTCAATTCCCTGTCTTCAGTTCCTTCGGTTTTTACTTCCTGTTGTGTATATATATGTTAAAAGTCCTATTTTGTTTTAAAGAGTTATTACATTTAATCAAACTAAATCGACAGCTTACCGTGTGTCGAATCCCAAAAAACATTAAACTTGTTTCACATTTTTCTGTGTGCTCAATGTGGTTCAGAATTAGCGACCAACATTCAATCACATTGCTAATGATGTGCACATTTGGAAGCAACGACAATATATCATCTCTGACAAGGTATTGATCATTACTGAAGCTGGCAACCACCTCACTGCTCCAAACATTAACACAAAACAAGTTAAAATAGTACAAATAATATCACACAACTCTAAAAATTGTATCACACCAttaaagaaacaatatcacaaaaaatAGCAGTACTGATATATTCATTGATTTTAAAGAACCATACTCTAATGGGAAAATGTGGTCGTCCAATAGGGAGTAGTCAAGCACTTCTTTCCTCATGGTCAACATCTTTGCACACAGTGATTTGTTAGCCTTCATAAACCTTGAGACAACCTCTAACTTAGCTTCTGCCACACCACAGTTGTACGGGCTTCAAAGGGCAACTGATTTCCCCTCCTACCGCTTCCCACGACACTGGCAGAACTATCTTCTACCATAGCtagaaaaatatatatttttgttATTGAATACATAATGAGTATTTATAATGAAAATAAGTCAGTgttaaaaaaaaaaccttttatttttgatACGGGAGTCTGAACATCCCTTTTCCCACGTTTTCctctcttgtttttgtttgttgttttcttTTTCGTCAGCAATTCAGGTAATAGTGTTCCTTTGATGGCATTAAGGTTTGTAACCTTCCTTAGGACCTCACTCCTACTTTTATTTAAATCACTCAAGACGAGCTTCGCTGCAACCTCCCCCCTATATAACTGTCTCTTCGTTTCATTGTTCAGTTCACTTTTAAAATCCCCACCCACAAAAAACATCATGTGAAACATCATGAATAATCCACAATCTAGGTTCAACTCTTTTGTTGGCCAATCAAAGGCCAAATTTGCCAACACGTAGTCCTGTACTTTTAGCCCACTTTCATTACCTTTAGTGTTGAGGTAATGCCCATAAATAGTCCTCTGTATATGTTTATAATAAATAACTACCAAATTTCAATCTTAGCTAACAAAAGCATTATTTCCTTAGTTCTTATTTTTAATATAGTACTTACAGTTAAATGAGCCAGGTATACATGCTCCTCGTCTTCGAAATTATCATAGTCTCGGTTGTCCAAGTAGAACATTTTCTCCCTCTTGAAGTCAATACAGACGCAAATATAGTGATCTTGATATAccaaaggtatgaacacctatAGAAATATTATAAAGAACATAACAAGTGTTATTACCAGAATatataatacaatatcacaagtaacGAGTAACAATTGATGTGACTCaaatttgagcacatttagtccccgaattaacctcgttcctatgctttatagctcATAAtttggtcatttactatctttagttttccattttgcatattctttgaggttttgtccccttggtaggaaaggagtgctaaccttgtatctatgaggcggaatggagctaaattgattgcacctaatgaccaagcagagaagacaatactagaaggcctaagtagataataaagtgaaatgggaaatgatgacaggatccttgcatccctaaAATGATCCTTgtggattgttaaggagccaaaagACGAGTAGCTAACTGAccagggatccgagcggatcagacacgatccgggcgtctcccaTCATCAATATCCGGGCATCTTTAGGTGAACACGAGCGGATTGCAGCCCATGGAGCCGAGTGTATTCCagacgatccgctcggatcgcaggtcagagagcccgtgccacagctcaagacgcacggatcgtggcaggactagcacatggatatgctcatttccttcaagaggagcatttcctcaacttttcttaagggtcttaatagtcatttaagcccttagtaaccctaatctttgtacctaatctttagtataaataccccattgtactacctagattatcatcaagcttaaattaagttttaatcaagttgtaatctcatcctaatactctcaaattagtcCTAAtatagttgtaatacaatttatcaatattaatcacatcttaatctttccttaatttctctattgttcttcctttattttgggtaattagaagattatttgggtttatttggaggattgacatccttccatcaatcatcaagtacttctattattctttgctttattatttggaatcatcttcataggtataattctctcttaaccttgtttaattattgttactcactttcatttattcatcatgttttgccttgttagtatgattgacaaccttattagcatgttgaacttgataatgagtgagtagtttccttagctagggttaatggggaattatgggaaaccaacatggggattgattcatgcttaatctaatatgttttcataattaatttgcttgcttgttgtgatttcaacttaagcacatgttatgtttgatgaaatgcgagcctatgagtccttacattttttacccatcacctatcttttcattgtgacttgtaagcttatacaccaactcgagtctcattagaccatgcatatagttgaataggaaggactaagttgacttgtaggtgttgtacaatctaatcgattatgctctgggacccaaaccttcttagggattgtaagcttatacaccaacccgatcccatcacaataataagtgcttgcatctagtagagaacatgtttgtatgatcaaatcccatgaatcccctatgaatccatgacaccctagtgcttttaatcaattgttta
Protein-coding sequences here:
- the LOC141619827 gene encoding uncharacterized protein LOC141619827; this encodes MGCLLRTTQRSESQNNFFKRFKNAHGTLVEFWMQFQCAIDVPRHTQKQLDRDDDCTLPQLSTSLKLKVHASKLYTHSAFADCQLEATATICSLSVGGFTPPANGIEVIGIADARMQKTNQVIYNSTTNDAECSYKLFNRRVLFADTLSGFTPGNNVLKNVPNNEITDLADTLKQFRVKLNPQSESMTKEQELEMLLGCSSSTEVRILPSSQAKNKGSGKRMISKKQQCIAKAEKPKWLCCNCKQMAHHDKRNCPNVFVPDADNKGSSDEDDADDG